In Anaerolineae bacterium, the following are encoded in one genomic region:
- the glmU gene encoding bifunctional UDP-N-acetylglucosamine diphosphorylase/glucosamine-1-phosphate N-acetyltransferase GlmU, giving the protein MTTLATVILAAGQGTRMKSRLAKVLHPVAGKPMVDHAVEAAWQLAGQPPVLVVGRQSEAVRAHIGDRAVCVEQVEQLGTAHAVQVTTPILRGKADLVLVCYGDMPLLRPETFRRLVDAHTASPARPAVTLLTYVAADPRGFGRIIRRPDGSVAAIVEEAVATPAELQVRELNVGVYVFDAAWLWDALPRIAPTPPKHEYYLTDTVALANADGRAVLAVEGDDPDELIGINTRVHLAEAEAAFRRRINRQHMLNGVTITDPATTYIGPDVTIGPDTVILPNTHLVGRTTIGEACEIGPNSMLVNATIGDRCRVFASVIQDSTLEEEVEIGPFGRVRGGAYLCRGVHMGNFGEVKKSRLGPGVKMGHFSYLGDAEVGANANIGAGTITCNYDGVSKHRTVIGEGAFIGSDTMLIAPVTIGAGAQTGAGAVVRHPVPDGKVAVGVPARVIGDSRIAQRRAEKERARSRPEEG; this is encoded by the coding sequence ATGACGACCCTCGCGACGGTTATCCTGGCGGCGGGCCAGGGTACGCGTATGAAATCCCGCCTGGCCAAAGTATTGCATCCGGTAGCTGGTAAACCGATGGTCGATCATGCTGTTGAAGCCGCCTGGCAGCTTGCCGGACAGCCGCCGGTGCTGGTCGTCGGGCGACAGAGCGAGGCCGTCCGCGCCCATATTGGCGATCGAGCCGTGTGCGTGGAACAGGTGGAGCAACTGGGCACCGCTCACGCCGTGCAGGTCACGACGCCGATCCTCCGTGGAAAGGCCGATCTGGTGCTGGTGTGCTATGGCGATATGCCCCTGCTGCGCCCGGAGACATTCCGCCGCCTGGTGGATGCGCATACCGCCAGCCCTGCCCGTCCGGCGGTCACCCTGCTGACGTATGTCGCCGCTGACCCGCGCGGCTTCGGGCGGATCATCCGCCGCCCGGATGGAAGCGTGGCCGCCATCGTTGAAGAAGCTGTTGCCACCCCGGCGGAACTGCAGGTGCGCGAGTTGAACGTCGGCGTGTACGTGTTTGACGCGGCCTGGCTGTGGGATGCGCTGCCGCGCATCGCCCCTACACCGCCCAAGCACGAATACTACCTGACCGATACGGTTGCCCTGGCCAATGCCGATGGCCGGGCTGTCCTGGCGGTGGAGGGTGACGATCCCGATGAACTGATCGGCATCAACACCCGCGTTCACCTGGCAGAAGCGGAGGCGGCCTTCCGCCGCCGGATCAATCGCCAGCATATGCTCAACGGCGTCACGATCACCGATCCGGCGACGACCTACATCGGCCCGGACGTGACCATCGGCCCGGACACCGTGATCCTGCCCAACACGCATCTGGTAGGCCGGACGACCATCGGTGAAGCGTGCGAGATCGGCCCTAACAGCATGCTGGTCAATGCCACAATCGGCGATCGTTGCCGGGTATTTGCTTCGGTCATCCAGGACTCGACGCTGGAGGAAGAGGTCGAGATCGGCCCGTTTGGCCGCGTACGCGGCGGCGCATACCTGTGCCGCGGCGTGCATATGGGCAACTTCGGCGAGGTCAAGAAGTCGCGCCTGGGGCCGGGCGTCAAGATGGGCCATTTCAGCTACCTGGGTGACGCTGAAGTTGGCGCCAATGCCAACATCGGAGCAGGGACGATCACCTGCAACTATGACGGCGTGAGCAAGCATCGTACGGTGATCGGCGAAGGCGCGTTCATCGGCAGCGACACCATGCTGATCGCGCCGGTGACCATTGGCGCTGGCGCCCAGACGGGCGCGGGCGCGGTGGTGCGCCACCCGGTGCCGGATGGCAAGGTGGCCGTCGGCGTCCCGGCCCGCGTGATCGGCGACAGCCGTATTGCTCAACGCCGCGCCGAAAAAGAGCGCGCCCGTTCCCGCCCGGAGGAAGGCTGA
- a CDS encoding HlyC/CorC family transporter yields MQIVDEGSISTLVALVIMLLGNALLALGYHALINARKSDLAEMAAAGRRGAALALAVSTDASPLVNAYQLSVMVLRFLSAGLAAIGLAPRLALALAGLGLDGLAALILAELAVLLFGAGVMLIVGGQIPATIGAVRAERLAPYFARSMALLVRVLLPFSNLARALSDGIVRLLGIQAQVRYVTEEEIMTLVDAGQEEGVIEDEEKEMIYSIFQLDETSVREVMIPRPDMVALPLNTPLEEVIRTVLAAGHSRIPVYEDNIDHITGLLYAKDLLKLWGRGDDGDALANLVRPAYFVPEGKSAMRLLQEMQQKRVHLAIVVDEYGGTAGLVTLEDLIEEIIGEVQDEYDQDEEAAYEQVNEHEYICNARLDLDDLNHLLAVNLPTDESDTLGGFILSRLGEVPEPGTVIETDEVRLTVLTVDQRRIGQVRVTRLLPTGEPDETPSAFMPTA; encoded by the coding sequence GTGCAGATCGTGGACGAAGGCAGTATATCCACTTTAGTGGCGCTGGTGATCATGCTGCTGGGCAATGCCCTGCTGGCGCTGGGCTATCACGCCCTGATCAACGCCCGCAAATCCGACCTGGCGGAGATGGCCGCCGCCGGACGGCGCGGTGCGGCGCTGGCCCTGGCCGTCAGCACGGATGCTTCCCCGCTGGTGAATGCCTATCAACTGAGTGTCATGGTGCTGCGTTTTCTTTCGGCGGGGCTGGCCGCGATCGGGCTGGCTCCGCGCCTGGCGCTGGCCCTGGCCGGGCTGGGGCTGGACGGCCTTGCAGCGCTGATCCTGGCTGAGCTGGCCGTCTTGCTCTTCGGGGCGGGGGTGATGCTGATCGTGGGCGGGCAAATCCCGGCTACCATCGGCGCTGTTCGTGCTGAGCGGCTGGCCCCGTACTTTGCCCGGTCGATGGCCCTGCTGGTGCGGGTGTTGTTGCCGTTTTCCAACCTGGCCCGCGCCCTCAGCGATGGCATCGTGCGTCTGCTGGGCATCCAGGCGCAGGTGCGTTATGTGACCGAAGAGGAGATCATGACCCTCGTCGATGCCGGACAGGAAGAAGGCGTCATCGAGGATGAAGAGAAGGAAATGATCTACTCGATCTTTCAGCTTGACGAAACCTCCGTGCGTGAGGTGATGATCCCCCGCCCGGACATGGTCGCCCTGCCGCTGAATACGCCGCTGGAGGAAGTTATCCGCACGGTGCTGGCTGCCGGGCATTCGCGCATCCCGGTTTATGAGGACAACATCGATCACATCACCGGTTTGCTGTACGCCAAGGACCTGCTCAAGCTGTGGGGTCGGGGCGACGATGGCGATGCACTGGCTAACCTGGTGCGCCCGGCTTACTTCGTCCCGGAGGGCAAGAGCGCCATGCGCCTGTTGCAGGAAATGCAACAGAAGCGCGTTCATCTGGCGATCGTGGTCGATGAGTACGGCGGCACCGCTGGCCTGGTCACGCTGGAAGACCTGATCGAGGAGATCATCGGCGAAGTGCAGGACGAATACGATCAGGATGAAGAAGCCGCCTACGAGCAGGTGAACGAGCATGAATACATCTGCAATGCTCGCCTGGACCTGGATGATCTCAACCACCTGCTGGCAGTCAACCTGCCCACCGACGAGAGCGATACCCTCGGCGGGTTCATTCTCTCCCGCCTGGGAGAGGTGCCGGAACCGGGGACCGTGATCGAGACAGACGAGGTGCGGCTGACCGTGCTGACCGTCGATCAGCGACGTATCGGTCAGGTGCGCGTCACCCGATTACTCCCGACTGGCGAGCCGGATGAGACGCCGTCGGCATTCATGCCGACGGCATAA
- a CDS encoding HlyC/CorC family transporter produces MNNFTGLLIALGLVLLNAFFVATEFALVSVRRSRIEALIEEGNATARVVRSVISNLDRYIAATQLGITVTSLGLGWVGEPALGHLIEPLMERVLEPIGHLLPAGAVQTTSAAAIGGAIGFLIITFMHVVMGELMPKSIALQNPEVTALWVVRPIVLLARVFHLPIRALNGTGNALLRLIGVRPAQGHQLVHSVEELKILIRSSAQSGVLAGGEDDIMEAVFDMGETRARQLMVPRTEIVAFRADTPLAEVIDRVAESNLTKFPVYEEDLDQTIGILHTKDLLRVVRQNGMETTLRDLVRPALFVPESITISDLLNRFRQERQHLALLLDEYGGTAGLITLEDLLEELVGDVQDAFEPQAAEIEVLPDGSALLSGLTPIEEVNERFGLNLSDPNYETIAGYILGRLDRIAQLGDTVEVDNVELAVAAMDGLRIDRVRLTRRPPAAESADESAPAPGEAPLDDVMPSR; encoded by the coding sequence ATGAACAATTTTACCGGGCTTCTGATTGCGCTTGGCCTGGTGTTGTTGAACGCCTTTTTCGTCGCAACGGAGTTTGCCCTGGTCAGTGTCCGCCGCTCCCGTATTGAAGCCCTGATCGAAGAAGGCAACGCCACGGCGCGGGTCGTGCGCAGTGTAATCAGTAATCTGGATCGCTACATTGCGGCTACCCAGCTGGGCATCACGGTGACCAGTCTGGGGCTGGGCTGGGTTGGCGAACCCGCACTGGGCCACCTGATCGAACCCCTGATGGAGCGGGTGCTGGAACCGATTGGGCATCTGCTGCCCGCCGGGGCGGTGCAGACCACTTCCGCCGCGGCCATTGGCGGCGCGATCGGCTTTCTGATCATCACTTTCATGCATGTGGTGATGGGCGAATTGATGCCCAAGTCCATCGCCCTGCAGAATCCAGAAGTGACTGCCCTGTGGGTAGTGCGACCGATCGTCTTGCTGGCGCGTGTCTTTCACCTGCCCATTCGCGCCCTGAATGGCACGGGCAACGCCCTGCTACGACTGATCGGGGTGCGCCCGGCGCAGGGTCACCAGCTCGTGCATTCGGTTGAGGAGCTAAAAATCCTGATCCGCTCCAGTGCCCAGAGCGGCGTGCTGGCCGGCGGCGAAGATGACATCATGGAAGCTGTCTTTGACATGGGCGAGACCCGCGCTCGCCAACTGATGGTCCCCCGCACCGAGATCGTGGCCTTCCGGGCGGATACGCCGCTGGCCGAGGTGATTGACCGCGTGGCGGAGTCCAACCTGACCAAGTTCCCGGTCTATGAAGAAGACCTGGATCAGACCATCGGTATCCTGCACACCAAAGACTTGCTGCGTGTCGTGCGCCAGAATGGCATGGAAACAACGCTGCGCGACCTGGTGCGCCCTGCGCTCTTCGTCCCTGAGTCGATCACGATCAGCGACCTGCTTAATCGCTTCCGCCAGGAGCGCCAGCATCTGGCCTTGCTGCTGGATGAGTATGGCGGGACAGCCGGCCTGATCACCCTGGAAGACCTGCTGGAAGAGCTGGTCGGCGACGTGCAGGATGCCTTTGAGCCGCAGGCAGCTGAGATAGAGGTGCTGCCGGATGGCAGTGCGCTGCTCAGCGGCCTGACGCCGATTGAAGAGGTCAATGAACGCTTCGGCCTCAACCTGAGCGATCCGAACTACGAGACCATTGCTGGTTACATCCTGGGACGTCTCGATCGCATCGCCCAGCTTGGCGACACCGTCGAGGTTGACAACGTGGAACTGGCGGTAGCGGCCATGGACGGCCTGCGGATCGACCGCGTGCGGCTGACGCGCCGGCCACCCGCCGCCGAATCAGCGGATGAGTCTGCCCCTGCGCCGGGTGAAGCGCCGCTGGATGACGTCATGCCATCGCGGTGA
- a CDS encoding Zn-dependent hydrolase — MLTVNPSRLLDDLQVLSRIGATPEGGVHRPALSAADLEARAWFRARAEAAGLICRQDGAGNLSAVLPAADPAARTLLCGSHLDSVPYGGRFDGALGVLAALEALRTIQESGLRLPFHLEAISFTDEEGTHISLLGSRAVAGLLTDADLEHPHSSPEAFAAALERAGLCREGLLAARRDPASLLGYLELHIEQGSRLQDAGLEIGAVTAIVGIRSFWLTFSGQAAHAGTTPLPARRDALRGAASFITRAAEIVSADFPPGVATCGQVEVAPGAFNIVPGRVRLALEFRHPAAEALDEMEAALLALARECAAAHGLEVAFAPVGGVEPAAFDPDMVAAIEAAAAALGLRCTRLVSFAGHDAQAMRAIAPAAMLFVPSVDGLSHQPGEYTRDSDVINGANTLLNTLLILAGRAWEKERAR; from the coding sequence ATGTTAACCGTCAACCCCTCGCGACTGCTGGACGATCTGCAGGTGCTTTCCCGTATCGGGGCGACGCCGGAGGGCGGTGTGCACCGCCCCGCGCTCTCCGCGGCTGATCTGGAGGCCCGCGCCTGGTTCCGGGCACGGGCGGAAGCGGCGGGCCTGATTTGCCGCCAGGATGGCGCGGGCAACCTCTCAGCAGTGCTACCCGCCGCCGATCCCGCCGCCCGCACCCTGTTGTGCGGCTCCCACCTGGATAGCGTGCCATATGGTGGGCGGTTTGACGGCGCGCTGGGGGTGCTGGCCGCCCTGGAAGCATTGCGCACCATCCAGGAGTCCGGCTTGCGGCTGCCTTTCCATCTGGAAGCAATCAGCTTCACTGACGAGGAAGGGACGCACATCAGTCTGCTGGGCAGCCGGGCCGTCGCCGGTCTGCTTACAGACGCCGATCTGGAGCATCCCCACAGTAGCCCTGAAGCCTTCGCGGCGGCGTTGGAGCGGGCTGGTCTGTGCCGCGAAGGGCTGCTGGCCGCCCGCCGCGATCCGGCCTCGCTGCTTGGTTACCTCGAACTGCACATTGAACAGGGGTCCCGCCTGCAGGATGCCGGCCTGGAGATCGGTGCAGTGACAGCAATTGTTGGCATCCGCTCCTTCTGGCTGACCTTCAGCGGGCAGGCCGCCCACGCCGGGACAACGCCCTTGCCCGCCCGTCGGGATGCCCTGCGCGGGGCAGCGTCGTTCATCACGCGGGCAGCGGAGATCGTCAGCGCTGACTTCCCGCCGGGGGTGGCGACCTGCGGGCAGGTGGAGGTCGCACCGGGCGCGTTCAATATCGTGCCGGGCCGTGTCCGCCTGGCGCTGGAATTCCGCCATCCGGCGGCGGAGGCCCTGGATGAAATGGAAGCGGCGCTTCTGGCCCTGGCGCGGGAGTGCGCGGCGGCGCACGGCCTGGAAGTGGCGTTCGCCCCCGTTGGCGGGGTGGAACCGGCGGCTTTTGACCCGGACATGGTGGCAGCCATTGAGGCCGCCGCCGCGGCGCTGGGCTTGCGCTGCACGCGACTGGTCAGCTTCGCCGGGCACGACGCCCAGGCCATGCGGGCCATCGCCCCCGCCGCGATGCTGTTTGTGCCATCAGTGGATGGCCTGAGCCATCAACCCGGTGAATACACCCGCGACTCCGATGTCATCAACGGGGCCAACACGCTCCTCAACACCCTGCTGATCCTGGCCGGGCGCGCCTGGGAAAAGGAACGGGCGCGCTAA
- a CDS encoding histidine phosphatase family protein, whose product MHIYAIRHGQSANNALDAASTRDYMRTRHHDPELTATGRAQAEALARHLGAGRPGAAPTVARLYTSPMVRALETTRPIAAALGLMPHVWPDLHEIGGLFQEGEDGADIGFGGPSRAALAASYPGWMLPESIGAAGWWEAARGRERYPEAVARAERVADALRAMAAESDENTAIVLVSHGGFLDLLVRVLLEQPLPEVERYPMIYLHNNTGVSLIALDGAGPGRLYFLNRLDHLPADLHTF is encoded by the coding sequence ATGCACATCTACGCCATCCGTCATGGCCAGTCGGCCAACAACGCGCTGGATGCGGCCTCCACCAGGGATTACATGCGCACCCGGCATCACGATCCTGAGCTCACGGCCACCGGTCGGGCGCAGGCCGAGGCCCTGGCGCGGCACCTCGGGGCGGGCAGGCCTGGCGCCGCGCCCACCGTGGCCCGTCTTTATACCAGCCCGATGGTGCGAGCGCTGGAAACGACCCGCCCCATCGCCGCCGCGCTCGGCCTGATGCCGCACGTCTGGCCCGACCTGCACGAAATAGGCGGCCTGTTCCAGGAAGGGGAAGACGGCGCCGACATCGGTTTCGGCGGCCCCTCACGGGCGGCACTGGCGGCCAGCTATCCCGGCTGGATGCTACCGGAGAGCATCGGCGCAGCCGGCTGGTGGGAAGCAGCGCGGGGCCGCGAGCGTTACCCGGAGGCCGTCGCCCGTGCCGAACGGGTCGCCGATGCGCTGCGGGCAATGGCCGCCGAAAGCGACGAGAATACCGCTATCGTCCTGGTCAGCCACGGCGGCTTCCTGGATCTGCTGGTGCGCGTTTTGCTGGAGCAACCCCTGCCGGAAGTGGAACGCTACCCGATGATCTATCTGCATAACAATACTGGCGTCAGCCTGATCGCGCTGGATGGCGCCGGTCCGGGCCGCCTGTACTTCCTCAACCGGCTGGATCATCTGCCCGCCGACCTGCACACCTTTTGA
- a CDS encoding metallophosphoesterase yields MSVRARLAALSGSALLYAAAYAVRVEPYAFQVRAITLILPRLEQAFHGFRLAHISDIHINGWMTPARLAALIPLVNAQGADAIAITGDILSSHSRYDAAALTAALGALRAPEGVFAVLGNHDHRHPTGPEGIRRVLQAAGIIELANRVHTLRRGEATLHLAGVDDMAFRRARLDYVLAALPPEGAALLLAHEPDFADVSAATSRFDLQLSGHTHGGQVHLPPFGPLALPRYGMRYPAGLYRARDMYVYTNRGLGTGHLRARFNCRPEITVFTLWARHPR; encoded by the coding sequence ATGAGCGTCCGGGCGCGCCTGGCGGCGCTCAGCGGATCGGCGCTGCTCTACGCGGCAGCCTACGCCGTGCGGGTCGAACCGTACGCATTCCAGGTACGGGCGATCACCCTGATCCTGCCGCGCCTGGAGCAGGCCTTCCACGGTTTCCGGCTGGCTCACATCAGCGACATTCACATCAACGGCTGGATGACCCCGGCGCGGCTGGCGGCGCTCATCCCGCTGGTCAACGCCCAGGGCGCGGATGCCATCGCCATCACCGGCGATATCCTCAGCAGCCATTCCCGCTACGATGCGGCGGCGCTGACCGCGGCGCTGGGGGCACTACGCGCGCCGGAGGGCGTCTTCGCCGTGCTGGGCAACCACGATCACCGCCACCCCACTGGTCCGGAGGGCATCCGCCGGGTGTTGCAGGCTGCCGGGATCATAGAACTGGCCAACCGCGTCCACACGCTGCGACGTGGCGAGGCCACCCTGCACCTGGCCGGGGTGGACGATATGGCCTTCCGCCGGGCGCGGCTGGATTATGTCCTGGCGGCGCTGCCGCCGGAGGGTGCGGCCCTGCTGCTGGCCCACGAGCCGGACTTCGCTGACGTCAGCGCGGCAACCAGCCGCTTTGACCTGCAGCTTTCCGGCCATACCCACGGCGGGCAGGTGCACCTGCCGCCGTTCGGCCCGCTGGCGCTGCCCAGATATGGGATGCGCTACCCGGCGGGCCTGTACCGGGCGCGGGATATGTACGTCTACACCAATCGCGGACTGGGCACCGGGCACCTGCGGGCGCGCTTCAACTGCCGCCCGGAGATCACGGTCTTCACCCTATGGGCCAGGCACCCGCGGTAA
- a CDS encoding peptidoglycan DD-metalloendopeptidase family protein has product MKHIAAQGILIRRPALAAAIAGLILLAGCAGQEQMGTPMSAANLTATAIAAVPTRTNTPVPTIGPTDTPTLPPTPTPSNTPTATRTPFHTNTPRPSPTPPIVVSPTGQPGSASADEPTWTPPPLDPALTIPDHYWMARPIPADFTTWVSRNYPYGSTNGGRLQTHHGVDIQNGTGTPVIAVQDGTVIYAGDDLGAIFGPQPNFYGNVIVIQHDFVDPGSGEPVYSLYGHLLAVKVESGQRVTQGDEIGLVGGTGVALGPHLHFEVRVGNPSSYTSTRNPELWLRPYRGYGTLAGRITDAAGNLLRDVTLDVTSARDPGFRRAAFTYADDTVNGDTQFGENYALGDLPADYYNLVVRSGGTTLFRDQVYVHPNRTTWVEIQLR; this is encoded by the coding sequence ATGAAACACATTGCTGCCCAGGGAATACTGATCAGGCGTCCGGCGCTGGCGGCGGCTATAGCCGGGCTGATCCTGCTGGCGGGCTGCGCCGGCCAGGAGCAGATGGGCACGCCGATGAGCGCCGCCAACCTGACCGCTACGGCCATTGCCGCCGTGCCAACACGCACCAATACGCCGGTGCCAACCATCGGCCCGACGGACACGCCCACCCTCCCCCCGACGCCGACGCCCTCCAACACCCCGACGGCCACCCGCACGCCTTTCCACACCAATACGCCGCGCCCGTCCCCGACGCCGCCGATCGTCGTCTCGCCCACCGGGCAGCCCGGCAGCGCCAGCGCCGACGAACCAACCTGGACGCCCCCGCCGCTGGACCCGGCACTGACCATCCCCGACCACTACTGGATGGCCCGCCCGATCCCGGCGGACTTCACCACCTGGGTCTCGCGCAATTACCCCTATGGCAGCACCAACGGCGGGCGGCTGCAGACGCATCACGGCGTGGATATCCAGAACGGCACGGGTACGCCGGTGATCGCCGTCCAGGATGGCACCGTGATCTATGCCGGGGATGATCTCGGCGCGATCTTCGGCCCACAGCCCAACTTCTACGGCAACGTGATCGTTATCCAGCATGACTTTGTCGATCCGGGCAGCGGCGAGCCAGTCTATTCGCTGTACGGGCATTTACTGGCGGTGAAAGTGGAAAGCGGGCAGCGCGTGACACAGGGCGACGAGATCGGCCTGGTGGGAGGGACGGGCGTCGCCCTGGGGCCGCACCTGCACTTTGAAGTGCGGGTGGGCAATCCGAGCAGCTACACCAGCACACGCAACCCGGAGCTATGGCTGCGGCCTTACCGCGGCTACGGCACGCTGGCCGGGCGGATCACCGACGCAGCGGGCAACCTCCTGCGCGATGTGACACTGGACGTAACTTCTGCCCGCGATCCGGGCTTCCGCCGCGCGGCTTTCACCTATGCCGATGACACCGTCAACGGGGATACACAATTCGGGGAAAATTACGCGCTGGGCGACCTGCCTGCCGATTACTACAACCTGGTGGTGCGCTCCGGCGGGACGACCCTCTTCCGCGATCAGGTGTACGTCCACCCCAACCGCACAACCTGGGTGGAGATTCAGTTGCGGTAG
- the ftcD gene encoding glutamate formimidoyltransferase, translating into MSELLIECVPNFSEGRRPEVIAQIVAAIRAVPGATVLDTSSDADHNRTVVTFVGAPEAVEQAAYAAIATAARLINLDEHRGEHPRIGATDVVPFVPLRGATMADCVAIARRLGERVGRELGIPVYLYEAAATRPERQNLANIRAGEYEGLKQVIATDPDRAPDFGPAALGPAGATVIGARPFLIAFNVYLNTADVQIADRIARAVRHSSGGLHFVKAMGVLVEGQAQVSMNLTNFEKTPIHRVVEMIRREAARYGVLITHSELVGLIPEDALLDAAQWYLQLDRFTKDQVLERRLAAVHLAEESAPPPAMDAFAGAVAEGTAAPGGGAVAAAAGALAAALAGMVARLTAGKKKYAEVEAQMTAIARDADALRVRLLQAVQADVDAFGRVMAAYRLPKDDAGREAAIQAALIGAAGVPLGVAEAALEAMKLAGNAATLGNLNAVTDAMAGVHMALAAIEIAALNVRINAASLTDPERAADYAGHAAAIVAEARALSANLLARAAERAGLDS; encoded by the coding sequence GTGTCCGAACTGCTTATTGAGTGTGTCCCCAACTTCAGCGAAGGCCGCCGCCCGGAAGTCATCGCGCAAATTGTGGCTGCCATCCGCGCCGTACCCGGCGCGACCGTGCTGGATACCAGCAGCGACGCTGACCACAACCGCACGGTGGTGACTTTCGTCGGCGCGCCGGAGGCGGTGGAACAGGCCGCTTACGCCGCCATCGCCACCGCCGCCCGCTTGATCAACCTGGATGAACATCGCGGGGAACATCCGCGCATCGGTGCGACAGATGTGGTGCCCTTTGTGCCGTTGCGCGGGGCGACGATGGCCGATTGCGTGGCTATCGCCCGCCGCCTGGGCGAACGGGTGGGCCGCGAACTGGGCATCCCCGTCTATCTCTACGAAGCGGCGGCCACCCGTCCGGAACGTCAGAACCTGGCGAATATCCGGGCGGGCGAGTACGAAGGGCTGAAACAGGTCATTGCCACTGATCCCGACCGCGCCCCGGACTTCGGCCCGGCGGCGCTCGGCCCGGCGGGGGCAACGGTGATCGGCGCCCGCCCCTTCCTGATCGCCTTCAATGTCTACCTGAACACCGCCGATGTTCAGATCGCCGACCGGATCGCCCGCGCCGTCCGCCATTCCAGCGGCGGGTTGCACTTTGTCAAGGCCATGGGCGTGTTGGTGGAAGGCCAGGCGCAGGTTTCCATGAACCTGACCAACTTTGAAAAGACGCCCATCCACCGCGTCGTCGAGATGATCCGGCGGGAAGCCGCCCGCTACGGCGTGTTGATCACCCATAGTGAGCTGGTCGGCCTGATTCCGGAAGATGCCCTGCTCGACGCGGCGCAGTGGTACCTGCAGCTTGACCGCTTCACCAAAGATCAGGTGCTGGAGCGGCGGCTGGCGGCTGTTCACCTGGCCGAAGAATCCGCCCCCCCGCCCGCTATGGACGCTTTCGCCGGGGCGGTCGCGGAGGGCACGGCTGCGCCCGGCGGGGGCGCGGTCGCCGCAGCAGCTGGGGCGCTGGCCGCGGCTCTGGCGGGCATGGTCGCCCGCCTGACGGCCGGCAAGAAGAAGTACGCTGAGGTCGAAGCGCAGATGACCGCCATCGCCCGCGATGCCGACGCTTTGCGGGTCCGGCTCCTGCAGGCAGTGCAGGCGGATGTCGATGCCTTCGGGCGGGTGATGGCGGCTTACCGCCTGCCCAAAGACGACGCTGGCCGGGAAGCCGCGATTCAGGCGGCCCTGATCGGCGCCGCCGGGGTCCCCCTGGGCGTGGCTGAAGCCGCCCTGGAGGCCATGAAACTGGCCGGCAACGCCGCCACGCTGGGCAACCTGAACGCCGTCACCGACGCGATGGCCGGCGTGCACATGGCCCTGGCGGCCATCGAGATCGCGGCGCTGAACGTGCGGATCAACGCCGCCAGCCTGACTGACCCGGAACGCGCCGCCGACTATGCCGGGCACGCCGCCGCCATCGTGGCCGAGGCTCGCGCTCTGAGCGCCAACTTGCTGGCCCGCGCAGCGGAGCGGGCCGGGCTGGATAGTTGA
- a CDS encoding ferritin — MLSERMVKALNDQVNAELHSAYIYLAMSAYFADANFPGFAHWMRLQAQEEMGHAMRFYDYIIERRGRVQLTALEAPQTSWETPLAAFEDAFKHEQYISGWINKLATLAIEEHDHATGSFLKWFVDEQVEEEASVDAVVQDLRRVQDFPAGLFMLDRELGQRAPGAEEAEAE, encoded by the coding sequence ATGTTAAGCGAGCGAATGGTTAAAGCCCTGAACGATCAGGTCAACGCAGAGTTGCATTCCGCCTACATCTACCTGGCCATGTCAGCCTACTTTGCTGACGCCAATTTCCCCGGTTTTGCCCACTGGATGCGCCTGCAGGCTCAAGAAGAAATGGGCCACGCGATGAGGTTTTATGACTACATTATCGAGCGTCGGGGACGCGTACAACTCACCGCGCTGGAGGCCCCGCAGACCTCCTGGGAAACCCCGTTGGCCGCCTTTGAAGACGCCTTCAAGCACGAGCAGTACATCAGTGGCTGGATCAACAAGCTGGCCACCCTGGCCATAGAAGAACACGATCACGCTACAGGCAGCTTCCTCAAGTGGTTTGTGGACGAACAGGTAGAAGAAGAGGCGTCGGTCGACGCGGTCGTGCAGGACCTCAGGCGAGTGCAGGACTTCCCCGCTGGCCTGTTCATGCTGGATCGCGAACTGGGCCAGCGCGCGCCGGGGGCTGAGGAAGCAGAGGCCGAATAA
- a CDS encoding GNAT family N-acetyltransferase, translating to MDTDVLLRGQRVRLTALDKADAAPARAWTEDAGYLRLLDSAPALPRNLEQVTRDLERAASGRSDITFAIRPLDGDELLGIAALSEIEWNNQLAWLSIGIGDQANRGKGYGREAMTLLIDFAFRELNLRRLQLTVFSYNTPAIALYEKLGFHREGVMREVILRDGQTYDMYCYGLLRREWQNGFLRNP from the coding sequence ATGGATACCGACGTCCTGCTGCGGGGGCAGCGTGTACGTCTGACGGCGCTGGACAAAGCTGATGCCGCGCCCGCCCGCGCCTGGACGGAAGATGCAGGTTACCTGCGCCTGCTGGATTCGGCCCCGGCCCTGCCCCGCAACCTGGAGCAGGTTACCCGCGACCTGGAAAGAGCCGCCAGCGGACGCAGCGACATCACCTTTGCCATCCGCCCTCTGGATGGGGATGAACTGCTCGGTATTGCCGCCCTGAGCGAGATCGAATGGAACAACCAGCTGGCCTGGCTATCGATCGGGATCGGCGACCAGGCCAACCGGGGCAAAGGCTATGGCCGGGAAGCCATGACGCTGCTGATCGACTTCGCCTTCCGGGAGCTTAACCTGCGCCGCCTGCAGCTGACCGTCTTCAGTTACAACACGCCGGCCATCGCCCTGTACGAAAAGCTCGGCTTCCACCGTGAAGGGGTGATGCGGGAAGTCATCCTGCGCGATGGGCAAACCTACGATATGTACTGCTACGGGCTGCTACGCCGCGAGTGGCAGAATGGCTTTCTTAGAAATCCGTAA